A part of Schistosoma mansoni strain Puerto Rico chromosome W, complete genome genomic DNA contains:
- a CDS encoding putative serine/arginine rich splicing factor, whose amino-acid sequence MRLKERRDEPHRCGRKYRSRSRSRSYSNSRQKGVEPYYRGRPNDRRDDSRRRINNVRPNRSASRSRSPTRSRSASHDGMDNGDEVRKGSRRNDRRDNRAVSRSPAHRRGSLSRSRSGSY is encoded by the exons ATGCGTTTAAAAGAAAGGCGTGACGAGCCTCACCGCTGTGGAAGAAAGTATCGTTCGAGATCCCGTTCCAG GTCTTACTCCAATTCTAGACAAAAGGGGGTCGAACCGTACTATCGTGGTCGCCCTAACGACCGCCGAGATGATTCACGAAGGCGAATAAATAATGTGCGCCCCAATCGATCGGCTTCAAGATCAAGGTCTCCCACCAGGTCACGGTCGGCAAGTCATGACGGCATGGATAATGGTGATGAAGTACGCAAAGGTAGTCGACGCAATGATCGTAGAGACAACCGTGCTGTCTCCAGAAGTCCTGCACATAGGCGTGGTTCTTTATCACGATCTCGTTCCGGTTCATACTAA
- a CDS encoding putative arp2/3 complex 21 kD subunit has product MFVHHSEFVPAPNTIGNMALLPLRTKFRGPAPMNMDLEKDIIDEALYLFKSLIFLRQYELKSEADRVLVYLVLYILECLRKLQRCPNRTSGAKELAAMAISRFDIPGDPDFPRELNNMYAKPKNATEMETMRGYLTQLRQELGVRLLDKVYRNDNSPPSKWWLCFGKRRFMDQSLTPLGVF; this is encoded by the exons ATGTTT GTTCATCATTCAGAATTTGTGCCTGCACCAAATACCATTGGAAATATGGCACTACTACCCTTACGCACAAAATTTCGAGGACCTGCACCTATGAATATGGATTTGGAAAAAGATATTATTGACGAAGCTCTCTATCTTTTTAAATCACTCATATTTCTTCGACAGTACGAACTAAAA AGTGAAGCTGATCGTGTACTTGTTTATCTCGTTTTATATATTTTGGAATGCTTAAGAAAATTACAAAGG TGTCCAAATAGAACTTCTGGAGCTAAAGAATTAGCTGCAATGGCCATAAGTCGTTTCGATATACCAGGTGATCCAGATTTTCCTCGAGAATTAAACAATATGTATGCTAAACCGAAAAATGCCACAGAAATGGAAACAATGCGTGGTTATTTAACTCAGTTAAGACAAGAGTTAGGTGTACGATTATTAGATAAAGTCTACCGTAATGATAATAGCCCACCGAGTAAG TGGTGGTTGTGCTTTGGCAAGCGTCGTTTCATGGATCAATCTTTAACGCCATTGGGAGTATTCTAA
- a CDS encoding putative serine/arginine rich splicing factor has protein sequence MPRRSSSLYIRHLPDTCRHDDLRRCFGRYGRIVDVTIPLDFFTGRMKGYAFIEFENPRDAEDAHYYMDHTRFMGRDIEVEFTRGYRKTPAEMRLKERRDEPHRCGRKYRSRSRSRSYSNSRQKGVEPYYRGRPNDRRDDSRRRINNVRPNRSASRSRSPTRSRSASHDGMDNGDEVRKGSRRNDRRDNRAVSRSPAHRRGSLSRSRSGSY, from the exons ATGCCTCGACGCAGTTCTTCCTTATATATCCGACATCTCCCTGATACATGCAG ACATGATGACTTAAGACGCTGCTTTGGCCGTTATGGCAGGATTGTTGACGTGACAATACCCCTCGATTTCTTCACTGGAAGAATGAAGGGTTACGCATTTATTGA GTTCGAGAATCCTAGAGACGCTGAAGATGCTCATTACTACATGGACCACACACGGTTCATGGGTCGCGATATCGAAGTCGAGTTTACCCGAGGTTATCGTAAAA CTCCTGCGGAGATGCGTTTAAAAGAAAGGCGTGACGAGCCTCACCGCTGTGGAAGAAAGTATCGTTCGAGATCCCGTTCCAG GTCTTACTCCAATTCTAGACAAAAGGGGGTCGAACCGTACTATCGTGGTCGCCCTAACGACCGCCGAGATGATTCACGAAGGCGAATAAATAATGTGCGCCCCAATCGATCGGCTTCAAGATCAAGGTCTCCCACCAGGTCACGGTCGGCAAGTCATGACGGCATGGATAATGGTGATGAAGTACGCAAAGGTAGTCGACGCAATGATCGTAGAGACAACCGTGCTGTCTCCAGAAGTCCTGCACATAGGCGTGGTTCTTTATCACGATCTCGTTCCGGTTCATACTAA
- a CDS encoding putative serine/arginine rich splicing factor — MDHTRFMGRDIEVEFTRGYRKTPAEMRLKERRDEPHRCGRKYRSRSRSRSYSNSRQKGVEPYYRGRPNDRRDDSRRRINNVRPNRSASRSRSPTRSRSASHDGMDNGDEVRKGSRRNDRRDNRAVSRSPAHRRGSLSRSRSGSY, encoded by the exons ATGGACCACACACGGTTCATGGGTCGCGATATCGAAGTCGAGTTTACCCGAGGTTATCGTAAAA CTCCTGCGGAGATGCGTTTAAAAGAAAGGCGTGACGAGCCTCACCGCTGTGGAAGAAAGTATCGTTCGAGATCCCGTTCCAG GTCTTACTCCAATTCTAGACAAAAGGGGGTCGAACCGTACTATCGTGGTCGCCCTAACGACCGCCGAGATGATTCACGAAGGCGAATAAATAATGTGCGCCCCAATCGATCGGCTTCAAGATCAAGGTCTCCCACCAGGTCACGGTCGGCAAGTCATGACGGCATGGATAATGGTGATGAAGTACGCAAAGGTAGTCGACGCAATGATCGTAGAGACAACCGTGCTGTCTCCAGAAGTCCTGCACATAGGCGTGGTTCTTTATCACGATCTCGTTCCGGTTCATACTAA